A genomic segment from Neobacillus sp. YX16 encodes:
- the copZ gene encoding copper chaperone CopZ: MEKITLNVQGMSCDHCVKAVEGSVGELNGVSSVKVNLKANTVDVEYNNQEVTLDKIKETIDDQGYDVE, encoded by the coding sequence ATGGAAAAGATTACTTTAAACGTACAAGGAATGTCATGCGATCACTGTGTAAAAGCAGTTGAAGGCAGTGTTGGTGAACTAAACGGAGTAAGCTCTGTAAAAGTTAACTTAAAGGCCAATACAGTAGATGTGGAATATAACAACCAAGAGGTAACATTAGATAAAATCAAAGAAACAATTGATGATCAAGGTTACGACGTAGAGTAA
- a CDS encoding sulfite exporter TauE/SafE family protein: MYNLMSQFSSFVSKPFFIIANNLESWPSVFALLLGIVGALAPCQLTGNISALTLYGNRSFQQKIVWKDVLFFTLGKVAAFSLLGGLVWILGREIQESLISYFPWIRKIMGPLLIIVGLYMIGLIKLEGTIKLFKGSKEYKRETPFGSFMLGFSFSLAFCPTMFILFFVTLMPIVLSSTYGFILPSVFALGTALPLILFILIIWYLGGGGVLMKKGRKFGTSIQRVSGILIILLGIFDSVTYWSL; this comes from the coding sequence ATGTACAATCTCATGAGTCAATTTAGTTCATTTGTAAGCAAACCGTTTTTTATCATCGCCAACAACTTGGAATCTTGGCCATCCGTTTTTGCCTTACTCTTAGGAATAGTGGGAGCTCTGGCACCCTGTCAGCTTACTGGAAATATCAGTGCATTAACGCTTTACGGTAACCGCTCCTTTCAACAGAAAATTGTGTGGAAGGATGTTCTCTTTTTTACATTAGGAAAAGTAGCTGCTTTCTCTTTATTAGGAGGACTTGTATGGATATTAGGAAGAGAAATTCAAGAAAGCCTAATTTCATATTTTCCTTGGATTCGCAAAATTATGGGACCATTACTTATCATTGTTGGGTTATATATGATTGGATTAATAAAACTAGAAGGAACAATCAAATTATTTAAAGGGTCTAAAGAGTACAAACGGGAAACACCATTTGGTTCCTTTATGTTAGGGTTCAGTTTTTCACTGGCTTTTTGTCCAACTATGTTTATCCTATTCTTTGTTACCTTAATGCCGATTGTTTTGTCCAGCACATACGGGTTTATCCTGCCTTCTGTATTTGCATTAGGAACAGCTTTGCCGCTAATCCTTTTTATTTTGATTATTTGGTACTTAGGCGGGGGAGGAGTACTGATGAAAAAGGGAAGAAAGTTTGGGACTTCCATACAAAGAGTTTCAGGAATATTGATTATACTATTAGGAATATTTGACTCCGTTACCTATTGGTCTCTGTAA
- the ltrA gene encoding group II intron reverse transcriptase/maturase — MLMELILSRENLLTALKRVEQNKGSHGIDGMSVKFLRRHLYENWDSLRETLRTGNYQPSPVRRVEIPKPGGGIRLLGIPTVTDRFIQQAIAQVLTSIFDPTFSENSYGFRPNRSAHNAVRKAKGYIKEGYRWVIDMDLEKFFDKVNHDILMGILAKRIEDRILLKLIRKYLQSGVMLNGVVQSTEEGTPQGGPLSPLLSNIILDKLDKELEARGHKFVRYADDCNIYVKSLKAGERVMESITTIIEQKLKLKVNRDKSAIDRPWKRKFLGFSFTFNKEPKVRIAKQSIKRFKTKIREITSRSKPIPLEVRIEMLNRYLTGWCGYFALADTPSKFKEFDEWIRRRLRMCEWKQWKKSKTRVRKLIGLGVPGYKAHEWGNSRKKYWRIACSPILHKTLDNSYWSQRGLKSLYNRYETLRQS, encoded by the coding sequence ATGTTAATGGAACTAATTCTATCACGGGAAAATCTCTTAACTGCCCTAAAAAGGGTAGAGCAGAACAAAGGAAGTCACGGCATAGATGGAATGTCCGTAAAATTCCTACGACGACATCTCTATGAAAACTGGGATTCCCTTCGGGAAACTTTGAGAACAGGTAACTATCAACCTTCTCCTGTTCGCCGTGTCGAAATCCCGAAACCAGGCGGAGGGATAAGGCTTTTAGGCATACCGACTGTGACAGACCGTTTCATCCAACAGGCAATCGCCCAAGTATTAACCTCAATCTTTGATCCAACATTTTCTGAAAACAGCTATGGTTTCCGACCTAACAGGAGCGCCCATAATGCGGTAAGAAAGGCAAAGGGTTATATCAAAGAAGGTTACCGCTGGGTAATTGATATGGACTTAGAGAAATTCTTTGATAAGGTTAATCATGACATACTGATGGGAATACTCGCTAAGAGAATTGAAGACCGCATTCTTCTCAAACTAATCAGGAAATACCTTCAATCAGGTGTAATGCTTAATGGGGTCGTACAATCAACGGAGGAAGGTACTCCGCAAGGGGGACCTCTCAGTCCACTACTTTCAAACATAATTCTTGATAAATTAGATAAAGAATTGGAAGCCAGAGGGCATAAGTTTGTCCGTTATGCGGATGACTGCAACATTTATGTTAAGTCATTAAAAGCAGGGGAACGTGTGATGGAATCCATTACGACGATTATTGAGCAGAAACTAAAATTGAAGGTAAACAGGGATAAGTCGGCAATCGACCGTCCGTGGAAACGGAAATTTCTTGGTTTCAGTTTCACATTTAATAAAGAACCGAAGGTGCGAATAGCGAAACAAAGCATTAAACGCTTTAAGACGAAGATTCGAGAAATTACCTCTCGGTCAAAACCTATCCCACTTGAGGTAAGAATTGAAATGTTAAACCGCTATCTTACAGGATGGTGCGGGTACTTCGCTTTAGCGGACACTCCAAGCAAATTCAAAGAATTTGATGAATGGATAAGAAGAAGGCTAAGAATGTGCGAATGGAAACAGTGGAAGAAATCTAAAACTAGAGTTAGAAAACTGATTGGTTTAGGCGTCCCTGGTTACAAGGCGCACGAATGGGGCAACTCCAGAAAGAAATACTGGAGAATCGCCTGTAGCCCAATATTACACAAAACCCTCGATAACTCATATTGGAGTCAACGAGGGTTGAAAAGTCTATATAACCGTTATGAAACTTTACGTCAATCTTAA